A single genomic interval of Quadrisphaera sp. RL12-1S harbors:
- a CDS encoding ATP-binding protein, with translation MRSFLNLPHDDGAARTVRAHLSAVGTSWSPQVLHAALLLATEAVTNAVRHAPSAPVLVRIADDDELLGIEVVDAGTSPLPPSRCESSPMPATRHLGGRGLPLFGLLSDRWGSQLEQVDDDDRGNAAPGERHVVWFTLAHSAQPLTRAAGRERRTRAQPSGPTGQRQTGAPSFAAVHAVPRAAAG, from the coding sequence GTGAGGTCGTTCCTCAACCTCCCCCACGACGACGGCGCCGCCCGCACCGTGCGCGCCCACCTCTCCGCCGTCGGCACCTCGTGGAGCCCGCAGGTGCTGCACGCAGCGCTCCTGCTCGCCACCGAGGCCGTGACCAACGCGGTGCGCCACGCACCCAGCGCCCCGGTCCTGGTGCGCATCGCCGACGACGACGAGCTGCTCGGCATCGAGGTGGTCGACGCCGGCACCTCGCCCCTGCCGCCGTCGCGCTGCGAGAGCTCTCCCATGCCGGCCACACGTCACCTCGGAGGGCGCGGCCTGCCGCTGTTCGGGCTCCTGTCCGACCGGTGGGGCAGCCAGCTGGAGCAGGTCGACGACGACGACCGCGGCAACGCGGCTCCCGGCGAGCGCCACGTCGTCTGGTTCACCCTCGCCCACAGCGCCCAGCCGCTGACGCGGGCCGCCGGCCGCGAGCGCCGCACGCGTGCGCAGCCGAGCGGCCCGACGGGCCAGCGGCAGACCGGTGCTCCGAGCTTCGCCGCCGTCCACGCGGTGCCCAGGGCCGCCGCGGGCTAG